The Pseudomonas fluorescens genome segment GCCCCGAGGCCTTCAACCGTGCCAGCAGTGACGCCAGCGTACGCTTGAGCACGTTGAGGAACTGGCGAATGCCCTTGGCCAGTTTCGGCAGGCGTCCGGCCAGGTTCGACAGGTCCTGGAACAGGAACCGGTACTGCGCCAGCCGCTCGACGATCAAATGCAGGAACAGCCAGTAATCCTCCGGTGCCAGTTCGACATCGGCGGGTGGGTCGAGCAGTGGCGCCAGTTCGTTCTGGAAGCGCTCGAACAGCCCGAGGATCAGCGGTTCCTTGCCGTGAAAGTGATAGTAGAGGTTGCCGGGGCTGATCCCCATTTCATTGGCAACTTCCATGGTGGAGACGTTCGGCTCGCCCTTTTCATTGAACAACTGCAGGGCACATTCGAGGATCCGTTCGCTTGTTTTCATCCAGTCTTCTTAAAGGGATTGAGGCCGGTCAGCGCACGCGCACGTAGGTGCCGGGTGCTGCCTCCATCGGTGGATAATTGGCGTTGCCCAGAGACATCTGGGTTTCGCGCAGGGTGCCGGAACGCTGCTGGACCCATTCCAGCCATTGCGGCCACCAACTGCCGTCGACCTTTTTCGCGTCGTAGTACCAGGCGCGCGGGTCGCTGCTCAGCTTGCCGTTCTCGACGTAAGTGGCTTTGGGGTTGCTCGGCGGGTTGAGAATGCTCTGTACGTGGCCGCTGTTGGACAGTACGAAGCGTCGCTCGCCGCCCAGCAGCAGGGTCGAGCGATACACCGCGTCCCATGGCGTGATGTGGTCGTTCATGCCGGCCACGCTGAAACTGTCGACCGTGACTTTCTGCAGGTCGATCGGTGTGCCGCAGACTTCCAGGCCTCCCGAATGAATCAGCGGGTTGTGCTTGAAGAAGTCCAGCAGGTCGCCATGAAACGCGGCTGGCAGGCGGGTGCTGTCGTTGTTCCAGTAGAGGATGTCGAACGCCGGCGGCTCCTTGCCCAGCAGGTAGTTGTTGACGAAGTAGCTCCAGATCAGATCGTTGGGCCGCATCCAGGCGAACACCCTGGCCATGTCGCGACCGTCCAGCACGCCTTTCTGATAGGAACGGCGCTTGGCCGCTTCGAGGGTCTGTTCGTCGGCGAACAGCGTCGCCGGGGAGTCGATCTGACTGTCGAGCAGGCTCACCAGATAGGTCGCGCTGGAGACCCGCCGCAACTGCCGCTTGGCCTGCAAGTGCCCTTGCAGTGCGGCGATGGTCAGCCCGCCGGCGCAGGCTCCCATCAGGTTGACCTCCCGAGCGCCGGTAATCGCCCGGCAGACGTTCATCGCTTCCTCCACGGCCTCGACGTAGGTCGAAAGGCCCCATTCGCGATGGCGCACGTCCGGGTTGCGCCAACTGATCATGAAGGTCTGCAAGCTGTTCTTCAGGGCGTACTGGACGAAACTGTTGTTCGGGCTCAGATCGAAAATGTAGTACTTGTTGATTTGCGGCGGCACCACCAGCAGCGGTTTCGAATACTGCTTTTCGCTCATTGGCTTGTACTGGATCAGCTCGAGCAGTTCGTTGCGAAACACCACCGAGCCGGTGGTGGTGGCAACGGTCTTGCCGATCTCGAAGGCCTGTTTGGTCACCTGGCGCGGCAGGCCGTCGTTGTGCAGCAGGTCATCGAGCAGATGGCTCAGGCCGCGCACCAGGCTGTGGCCGCCGGAGTTGAACAGCTCCTTGATCGCCAGCGGATTGAGCAGCGTGTTGGAGGGCGCCACGGCGTCGTTGATCAGGGAAAAAGCGAAGTGCGCACGGGCGCGATCGTCGTCGCTCATGCTGCTTTCGTCGATCCAGCTCCTGACCTGTTTCTGCCAGCTCAGATAGGCCTGCAGGCCCCGGCGGTAGAACGGATTGAGGCTCCAGGCCGGGTCGGCGAAACGGCTGTCATTGGGGTTGGTCGGGTGCAGGGTTTCACCCAGCAGCACGCGTCCGAGCGCACCGCCGAGTTTCAATGCGTGTTTCGCACTGTGGATCGGGTTGCGCAGGCCATGGGCGGCGACGCTGCGCAACGTCGAAATCAGATCGCGGCCACGCAGGCCGGTCATTGCACTCTGTGCATTGATGAACACGGCAGGACTGGGCACTCCGCCCGTCGCTGGTTTGTCGCGCATGACTCAACACTCCTTCGTCTTCAGGTCAAAAACAAACACACCGAACCAGAACACCATAGACGCTGTTGTGGGTTGTTGCCTGCGCGGCGTCCTGCCACGCACTTGCAAAGCGCTCTGCAAGGAGCTGTCCAGAAAACCGGATCGGGCCGGTTATCCGCCCAGCGGTGTCGGGTGGGGGTGCATCACGGCACGAAGACGTTCCTCCTGCAGGAATTTCATGATGATCGGCGCCACGGCTTCGGCCCGGGTGATCAGGAACAGATGCCCGTCATCGATGATGTGCAATTGCGCGTTGGGAATTCGCCAGGCGAGCAGGCGCATGTTGATCAGCGGGATCAGCGGATCGTCATCACCGGCCAGCACCAGGGTCGGCTGATGGATCTTGTGCAGCCAGTGAATGCTGGTCCAGCCCAGGCCCGCGAACAGTTGCCAGTAGTATCCGAGCTTGCCCGCCGAACGCACCTTGGCCGCGTGACTGGCGGCGAGCGTCGGGTCGCGTCGGAACGAGCCACCGTAAATCATCGGGGCGATGCGGATCACATGGGACGGCTGGATGTAGCGGCGTGGGCTGGCCATCATCCATAGCACCTTAGGCTTGCCCGGCACCATCACCGCACCCGCCGCCGTGGCGGCCAGTACCAGCTTCTTGCAGCGCTCGGGATAGTCATGGGCGAACTGCTGCGCCAGCGCGCCACCCCAGGACACGCCGATCACATTGACCTGGCCGTAGTCGAGGTAATCGAGCATCCGTGCCGTCAGCTTCGCCAGCCCCGGAAAGCGATACGGCCGGCTCGGCGTCGAAGAACCCCCGACACCGGGCACATCGAAGGCGATCACTTCCAGGTCCGGATCCAGCGCCGCGACAAAAGGAAACACCAGCTCCAGGTTGGCGCCGATGCCGTTGAAAATCAGCAAGGGCGTCAAGTGTGGCTTGCCGGGGCGGACCGCCGTGCGGATGGTCTGGCCATCCAGCTCGACAGTTCGAAAGATGAACGGGTGCGGCATGCTTCAAGGCCCTATGGGTCGATCTCAGTATCAGCCTCGATCCCCTGTGGGAGCGAGCCTGCTCGCGATAGCGGTGTGTCAGTCAGCACATTGTTACGGCTGCCGACGCCATCGCGAGCAGGCTCGCTCCCACATTGTGGGGTGAGGTGTGTCGGTTACCGCTCGTGTACGTAAGTGCCCGGCGAGGCTTCACCTGCCGGATACGCCTTGTTGCCCAGTTTGGTCGGCGCCTTTTTCAGCTCGCCCGAACGCGCGGCCTGCCACGCCTGCCAGTACAGCCACCAGGAGTCGGCGTGCTTGGTCGAGTTTTCCTGCCAGTCATCGGCATTGGCGGTCATTTCATCGCTGGTCATGTAGCGTGATTTCGGGTTGCCCGGCGGGTTCAGGATGCTCTGGATATGCCCGCTGCTGGACAGCACGAATTCCACCTTGCCGCCAAACAGCTGCGCCGACTTGTAGCAGGACTTCCACGGGGTGATGTGGTCGTTGGTGCCGGCCAGCGAGAAGATGTCGGCGGTCACCTGCTTGAGGTCGATCGGCGTGCCGCACACTTCCAGTGCATTGGGGCGAATCAGTGGGTTGTTTTTGAACATCTCGATCAGGTCGCCGTGGAACGCGGCCGGCAGTCGAGTCGTATCGTTGTTCCAGAACAGGATGTCGAACACTGGCGGCTCGTTGCCGAGCAGGTAGTTGTTGACCCAGTAGTTCCAGATCAGGTCGTTGGGGCGCATCCAGGCGAAGACCTTGGCCATGTCTTTGCCTTCCAGCACGCCGGCCTGATACGAATGACGCTTGGCCATCTCCAGGGTCTGCTCGTCGACGAACAGCGCGACGTCGCTGTCCAGCGTTGTATCGAGCACGCTGACCAGCAGGGTCAGGGCATTGACCTTGTTTTCACCGGTGGCGGCGTAGTGGCCGAGCAGGGCGGTGCAGGTGATGCCGCCGGAGCAGGCGCCGAGCATGTTGACGTCCTTGCTGCCGGTGATCGCGGTGACCACGTCGACCGCTTCCTTCAGGGCTTCGATGTAGGTCGAGAGGCCCCACTCGCGCTGTTCCTTGGTCGGGTTGCGCCAGCTGACGATGAAGGTCTGCACATTGTTGCGCAGGCAGAAGCGCGCCAGGCTCTTGTCCGGGCTCAGGTCGAATACATAGAACTTGTTGATCTGCGGCGGCACCACCAGCAGCGGGCGCTCGTGCACTTGCTCGGTGATCGGCTTGTACTGGATCAGCTCCAGCACGTCGTTGCGAAACACCACCGCGCCTTCGGTCACGCCCAGGCTCTTGCCGACCTCGAACGCGCCCATGTTGACCTGGCTCGGCATGCCGCCGTTGTGCACCAGATCCTTGGCCAGATGCGAGAGGCCGTCGAGCAGGCTCTTGCCGCCGGTCTCGAAGAAGCGTTTGACCGCCGCGGGGTTGGCCGCCGTGTTGGTCGGCGCCATGGCTTCGGTCATCAGGTTGATCACGAAGTGGCCGCGCGCAATGTCCTTGGGCGAGAGGCTGCTGTCGTCGATCC includes the following:
- a CDS encoding TetR/AcrR family transcriptional regulator — translated: MKTSERILECALQLFNEKGEPNVSTMEVANEMGISPGNLYYHFHGKEPLILGLFERFQNELAPLLDPPADVELAPEDYWLFLHLIVERLAQYRFLFQDLSNLAGRLPKLAKGIRQFLNVLKRTLASLLARLKASGQLVSDTQALGQLVEQITMTLLFSLDYQRILDREGEVRLVVYQIMMLVAPHLLPPVKVATERMALQYLEDHE
- the phaC gene encoding class II poly(R)-hydroxyalkanoic acid synthase; protein product: MRDKPATGGVPSPAVFINAQSAMTGLRGRDLISTLRSVAAHGLRNPIHSAKHALKLGGALGRVLLGETLHPTNPNDSRFADPAWSLNPFYRRGLQAYLSWQKQVRSWIDESSMSDDDRARAHFAFSLINDAVAPSNTLLNPLAIKELFNSGGHSLVRGLSHLLDDLLHNDGLPRQVTKQAFEIGKTVATTTGSVVFRNELLELIQYKPMSEKQYSKPLLVVPPQINKYYIFDLSPNNSFVQYALKNSLQTFMISWRNPDVRHREWGLSTYVEAVEEAMNVCRAITGAREVNLMGACAGGLTIAALQGHLQAKRQLRRVSSATYLVSLLDSQIDSPATLFADEQTLEAAKRRSYQKGVLDGRDMARVFAWMRPNDLIWSYFVNNYLLGKEPPAFDILYWNNDSTRLPAAFHGDLLDFFKHNPLIHSGGLEVCGTPIDLQKVTVDSFSVAGMNDHITPWDAVYRSTLLLGGERRFVLSNSGHVQSILNPPSNPKATYVENGKLSSDPRAWYYDAKKVDGSWWPQWLEWVQQRSGTLRETQMSLGNANYPPMEAAPGTYVRVR
- the phaZ gene encoding poly(3-hydroxyalkanoate) depolymerase; the encoded protein is MPHPFIFRTVELDGQTIRTAVRPGKPHLTPLLIFNGIGANLELVFPFVAALDPDLEVIAFDVPGVGGSSTPSRPYRFPGLAKLTARMLDYLDYGQVNVIGVSWGGALAQQFAHDYPERCKKLVLAATAAGAVMVPGKPKVLWMMASPRRYIQPSHVIRIAPMIYGGSFRRDPTLAASHAAKVRSAGKLGYYWQLFAGLGWTSIHWLHKIHQPTLVLAGDDDPLIPLINMRLLAWRIPNAQLHIIDDGHLFLITRAEAVAPIIMKFLQEERLRAVMHPHPTPLGG
- the phaC gene encoding class II poly(R)-hydroxyalkanoic acid synthase — translated: MSNKNNDDLKYQASENTLGLNPVVGLRGKDLLASARMVLTQAIKQPIHSVKHVTHFGLELKNVLFGKSELQPASDDRRFVDPAWSQNPLYKRYLQTYLAWRKELHAWIDDSSLSPKDIARGHFVINLMTEAMAPTNTAANPAAVKRFFETGGKSLLDGLSHLAKDLVHNGGMPSQVNMGAFEVGKSLGVTEGAVVFRNDVLELIQYKPITEQVHERPLLVVPPQINKFYVFDLSPDKSLARFCLRNNVQTFIVSWRNPTKEQREWGLSTYIEALKEAVDVVTAITGSKDVNMLGACSGGITCTALLGHYAATGENKVNALTLLVSVLDTTLDSDVALFVDEQTLEMAKRHSYQAGVLEGKDMAKVFAWMRPNDLIWNYWVNNYLLGNEPPVFDILFWNNDTTRLPAAFHGDLIEMFKNNPLIRPNALEVCGTPIDLKQVTADIFSLAGTNDHITPWKSCYKSAQLFGGKVEFVLSSSGHIQSILNPPGNPKSRYMTSDEMTANADDWQENSTKHADSWWLYWQAWQAARSGELKKAPTKLGNKAYPAGEASPGTYVHER